From one Lysinibacillus sp. G4S2 genomic stretch:
- a CDS encoding ABC transporter ATP-binding protein codes for MNTLVSAKNVTKIYNKNQLPGLNKVSFDIQTGEFVGIMGASGSGKTTLLNILSTIDTPTDGEILIDGVDIKTLNDNQSADFRKDHLGFIFQEYFLLDSLSVKENIAVPLTLLHKSPEEIDSTINNLAKRFGIFEQLSKYPSQLSGGQKQRVAAARAIAKQPSILFADEPTGALDSHSATELLQKLREVNEELHTTILMVTHDAYAASFSSRILLFKDGNILKELKRNNQTRKQFFEEILKEISK; via the coding sequence ATGAATACATTAGTATCCGCAAAAAATGTAACGAAAATTTATAACAAAAATCAATTACCTGGACTCAATAAAGTATCTTTTGACATTCAAACTGGTGAATTTGTTGGCATTATGGGGGCATCCGGATCAGGAAAAACGACATTATTAAATATTCTATCAACGATTGATACGCCTACAGATGGTGAAATTTTAATTGATGGTGTTGATATAAAAACACTCAATGATAACCAATCTGCTGATTTTAGAAAGGATCATTTAGGCTTTATTTTTCAGGAGTATTTTTTGCTCGATAGTTTATCCGTAAAGGAAAATATTGCAGTACCCCTTACTTTATTGCACAAATCTCCAGAAGAAATAGATTCAACGATAAACAATTTAGCAAAGCGTTTTGGGATATTCGAACAATTATCAAAGTACCCTAGTCAGCTGTCTGGAGGGCAAAAGCAAAGGGTTGCCGCAGCCAGAGCAATTGCGAAACAGCCAAGTATTTTATTTGCTGATGAACCAACAGGCGCATTAGATTCACACTCTGCAACTGAGTTACTTCAAAAGTTAAGAGAAGTAAATGAGGAACTTCATACGACTATTTTAATGGTAACTCATGATGCTTATGCAGCAAGTTTTTCAAGTAGAATTCTGCTATTTAAAGACGGAAATATACTAAAGGAATTAAAAAGAAACAATCAAACTAGAAAACAATTTTTTGAAGAAATATTAAAGGAAATCTCTAAATAA
- a CDS encoding ABC transporter permease, whose translation MGLLTIAKKNLKNNFSFYSFYFVSVAFVLTVFFSFISFSMNSIVLEKISSDGRVETMSRVVAMFVMAFVLFYMSYSNTFFMKKRTKELGIYSLLGYRKSTMVKLLTLENILICFAALIVGIVLGAVAHKGIVGAIVKLLKLQIETSDIPFINIKAVVFTFIFIFAILTVLFLSNWIILQKSSLLMLVRMDKKEEKQIKINTAFSFIGLLLILFGYFLALDITRGTQSLWKTIGFSPIALVTLVSVILGTIFFIHSFLPFAIQKLKKRKSWFYNESNIITIPNFIFKIRSMAKTLILLTLLVSGTLALFCSTVLTLYHPVVATERIIPSAIEFPVEDKQLATEAIKIAEDTAGEENVKHKETTVIQITSSSTNLPQEYSIKEEPGFDLISESDYKELIRNQEKNVEFENLNDNESILVKYRPDKKKLDIGNIYTLNVTPINSVDIKVIDTTLLNPIGFANSVGTLIISDKLYKEVKSFGLPEKTMLSINGTNMRENQEVYDNLAPLFKNNNYFSSSYQKVDFLIQQNSSTFLLISFVTIIFFIATGSILYFQNISNAMSKKDEFTILQRMGYSKKKVKKIISKEVFALFSIPYVLGLAHSIFAVITYKTALMDDLLGKNSAFILPVLFAIVVFTLVYIIYYLLTKRACNKIVFNDK comes from the coding sequence GTGGGATTATTAACAATTGCAAAAAAGAATCTGAAGAATAATTTTTCCTTCTATTCGTTCTATTTCGTTTCTGTAGCCTTTGTGCTGACGGTGTTCTTCTCTTTTATTTCATTTTCCATGAACAGTATTGTTTTGGAGAAGATTTCGTCAGACGGAAGAGTAGAAACAATGTCAAGAGTAGTAGCAATGTTTGTTATGGCATTTGTATTATTCTATATGTCCTATTCTAATACCTTCTTTATGAAAAAAAGAACAAAAGAGCTTGGGATTTATTCGCTCCTAGGGTATCGGAAGTCAACGATGGTAAAACTATTAACGCTCGAAAATATTTTAATTTGTTTCGCTGCTTTAATTGTTGGGATCGTTCTCGGTGCTGTTGCTCATAAAGGCATCGTCGGAGCGATTGTCAAATTATTAAAATTACAAATTGAAACTTCCGATATTCCATTCATAAATATAAAAGCTGTTGTATTTACATTTATTTTTATATTCGCTATTTTAACCGTCTTATTTTTATCAAACTGGATAATCCTTCAGAAAAGTTCATTACTGATGTTAGTACGAATGGATAAAAAGGAAGAAAAACAAATAAAAATTAATACAGCCTTCTCGTTTATTGGGCTACTTCTTATTTTGTTCGGTTATTTTTTAGCTCTTGATATTACAAGAGGAACTCAATCGTTGTGGAAAACAATAGGTTTTTCACCTATTGCACTTGTAACACTAGTAAGTGTGATACTAGGTACTATTTTCTTTATTCATTCTTTTTTACCATTCGCTATTCAAAAATTAAAGAAGAGGAAAAGTTGGTTTTATAACGAATCAAACATTATTACCATTCCAAACTTTATTTTTAAAATCCGTTCGATGGCAAAGACTTTAATTTTGTTAACTTTATTAGTTTCTGGAACTTTGGCTCTATTCTGCTCTACTGTCCTGACACTTTACCATCCAGTTGTTGCCACAGAACGTATTATTCCATCCGCAATAGAATTCCCAGTGGAGGACAAACAACTGGCTACTGAGGCCATCAAAATTGCAGAGGATACTGCTGGCGAAGAAAATGTGAAACACAAAGAGACAACCGTTATCCAAATAACATCATCTTCTACTAATTTACCGCAAGAATACAGTATTAAGGAAGAGCCAGGATTTGATCTCATCTCCGAATCAGATTATAAGGAACTAATACGTAATCAGGAAAAAAATGTAGAATTCGAAAATTTAAATGACAATGAAAGTATTTTAGTAAAATATCGACCTGATAAAAAGAAGCTAGATATAGGAAATATTTACACCTTAAACGTAACGCCTATAAATAGCGTAGATATAAAAGTCATTGATACGACCTTACTTAATCCAATAGGATTTGCCAATAGTGTCGGAACGCTTATTATCTCGGACAAACTTTACAAGGAAGTAAAATCCTTCGGGCTACCAGAAAAGACGATGCTGAGCATTAATGGGACTAATATGAGGGAAAATCAAGAAGTTTACGATAACTTAGCTCCTTTATTTAAAAATAACAACTATTTTTCAAGTAGCTACCAAAAAGTAGACTTCCTTATCCAACAAAATAGTTCAACATTCTTACTTATTAGCTTCGTTACAATTATCTTTTTTATTGCAACAGGTAGCATTTTATATTTCCAAAATATCTCAAATGCTATGTCAAAAAAAGATGAGTTTACTATTCTCCAAAGAATGGGCTATAGCAAGAAAAAAGTAAAAAAAATAATTAGTAAAGAAGTTTTTGCGCTATTTAGCATCCCCTATGTACTAGGGTTAGCACACAGTATTTTTGCAGTGATCACATACAAAACCGCTTTAATGGACGACTTATTAGGAAAAAACAGCGCTTTTATATTGCCTGTTCTATTCGCTATCGTAGTTTTCACTCTTGTATATATCATTTATTATTTGTTAACAAAACGAGCATGTAATAAAATTGTTTTTAACGATAAATAG
- a CDS encoding ATP-binding protein, translated as MKKYYKHKQLFILVHQLFLIIFLCHEFLQENIIGTAKLLPLILITIMVIYGAYISFINIKENKTLSQFSNLLLLTAWQFLLSLNGNPFFYTLSTALSVVILYRTVQFLLLFFFQDSIYIYKKEKDLILKIICVLTFVSKLINDTLFALLFSFQIIVSFSCIIFLFLKHRKRITFVLKNEKKHLLQSVTILIVPFIGYATLFAKSPEHLSNLGWYTVVLLPLFSIHAIAFKNHKFMRKYFLLKENKMGLMLLCCLVFVCSLGVLFQFNMIAYFIILHTIFWFVLLYFTLLFHDIKTTMLHFGTEQSKALPESSYVQHLVQIVKEEELKTSFSNYLHDEILQDILAVKNMMNKSNKEEIREIIVNTLDDLNLSIREQMQEYHPTILKTLTLKENYSHLIEMVQQKYGNKNIAISFNCHDDFFLVEPYHLVIYRIVKELVTNAFKHSKCTNLFIQLAQENDLIELIVKDNGIGQVGNENYDANDHRGWASIKEQLFLLNGNMSISKCSPSGLCITIVIPMKGDESYQYFINR; from the coding sequence ATGAAAAAGTACTATAAACACAAACAACTTTTTATTTTAGTACATCAACTTTTTTTAATCATTTTTTTATGCCATGAGTTTTTGCAGGAAAATATTATAGGAACAGCAAAGTTACTACCATTAATACTTATAACGATCATGGTTATCTACGGAGCATATATCAGTTTTATAAATATTAAAGAAAATAAAACACTATCGCAATTTTCTAATTTGCTACTCCTTACAGCATGGCAATTTTTACTTTCGCTTAATGGAAACCCCTTTTTTTATACACTAAGCACAGCACTTAGTGTAGTCATTCTATATAGGACTGTACAATTTTTACTCTTATTCTTTTTCCAAGATTCAATCTATATTTATAAAAAAGAAAAAGATTTGATTTTAAAGATTATATGCGTATTAACATTCGTTTCGAAATTGATAAATGATACATTGTTTGCTCTTCTATTTTCATTTCAAATAATTGTAAGTTTCAGTTGCATTATCTTTCTATTTTTGAAGCATCGAAAACGAATTACATTTGTTTTAAAAAATGAAAAAAAGCATTTACTTCAATCCGTTACGATTCTTATTGTTCCCTTTATTGGGTACGCTACGTTGTTTGCAAAAAGCCCTGAACACTTAAGTAATTTAGGATGGTATACAGTCGTTCTTTTACCTTTATTTAGTATTCACGCGATTGCTTTTAAAAACCATAAATTTATGAGGAAATATTTTCTTTTAAAAGAAAATAAAATGGGGCTTATGTTGTTATGTTGCCTTGTTTTCGTTTGTTCACTTGGCGTATTGTTTCAATTCAATATGATTGCTTATTTTATTATACTTCATACGATTTTTTGGTTTGTCTTGCTTTATTTCACCTTGTTATTTCATGACATCAAAACTACAATGCTACATTTTGGTACAGAACAATCTAAAGCATTGCCTGAAAGTTCTTACGTACAGCATCTTGTACAGATCGTTAAAGAAGAAGAGTTGAAAACCTCCTTTTCAAATTATTTACACGATGAAATATTACAGGATATATTAGCCGTTAAAAATATGATGAATAAATCTAATAAAGAAGAGATCCGTGAAATAATCGTAAATACGCTAGATGACTTAAACCTGTCTATACGTGAACAGATGCAAGAGTATCACCCAACCATCTTAAAAACGCTCACATTAAAAGAAAATTATAGTCATTTAATCGAAATGGTTCAGCAGAAATATGGAAATAAAAATATAGCAATCTCATTTAATTGCCATGATGATTTCTTTTTAGTTGAGCCTTATCATTTAGTTATATATCGAATAGTAAAAGAACTAGTAACCAATGCGTTCAAACATTCTAAATGTACGAATCTGTTTATACAACTTGCACAAGAAAATGACTTAATAGAGCTTATAGTAAAGGATAATGGAATTGGTCAGGTAGGTAATGAAAATTATGATGCTAATGATCATAGAGGATGGGCTTCTATCAAAGAGCAGTTATTTTTACTAAATGGCAACATGTCAATTTCAAAATGCTCTCCTTCTGGCCTATGTATTACTATTGTTATTCCTATGAAAGGAGATGAATCCTATCAATATTTTATTAATAGATGA
- a CDS encoding response regulator transcription factor has translation MNPINILLIDDHALFAKSLEIVLADFPEIDQFHSLQHIENVISVINEFKPAITLVDINLSNISSEDGLRLAKSIIDHKCSTKIVILTGYDLPVYRYEAQKIGVSGFINKNIMPEKLLQTLMEINEGTYYFPLPTDYIEELTGSEKQILQLLCDGYKRKEIASKLFASERTISNHIQHIFNKLEVSSSLEAVTKGIKLGYIQPNY, from the coding sequence ATGAATCCTATCAATATTTTATTAATAGATGACCACGCTCTGTTTGCTAAAAGTCTTGAGATCGTCTTAGCAGATTTCCCTGAAATAGATCAATTTCATTCATTACAACATATTGAAAATGTTATTTCAGTTATCAATGAGTTTAAACCTGCGATTACGTTAGTAGATATAAATTTAAGTAACATCAGTAGTGAGGACGGACTTAGATTAGCAAAGAGCATTATAGATCATAAATGTTCTACAAAAATAGTCATATTAACAGGTTATGATTTGCCTGTTTATCGGTATGAAGCACAAAAAATTGGCGTCAGCGGGTTTATTAATAAAAACATTATGCCAGAAAAGTTACTGCAAACTTTAATGGAAATTAATGAGGGTACTTACTATTTCCCATTACCAACAGACTATATCGAGGAATTGACCGGCAGTGAAAAACAAATATTACAATTGCTCTGCGACGGATATAAACGTAAGGAGATTGCATCTAAGTTATTTGCGAGTGAACGTACAATTTCAAACCATATTCAGCATATATTTAATAAGTTAGAGGTGTCTTCCTCGTTAGAAGCTGTAACAAAAGGAATAAAATTAGGCTATATTCAGCCAAATTATTAA
- a CDS encoding VOC family protein, with protein MNRLNLITLGVKDMVESLRFYREGLGFEVIVYGEETNPDVIFFNNGGTKISLFPIDRLVKDINEANPPAIGNGFNGITLAYNGKSKEEVDQVFDLAKEAGATIVKEPETVFWGGYSGYFQDPNGYYWEVAYGDMWQFDDNDMLIIT; from the coding sequence ATGAACCGTTTAAATTTAATCACATTGGGTGTAAAAGATATGGTCGAGTCACTTAGATTTTATCGAGAGGGTCTGGGATTTGAAGTGATTGTTTATGGGGAAGAAACAAATCCTGATGTTATTTTCTTTAACAATGGAGGAACAAAAATTTCCTTGTTTCCGATTGACCGTTTAGTAAAAGATATTAACGAAGCAAATCCACCAGCGATTGGCAATGGATTTAACGGCATTACACTTGCTTATAACGGTAAATCTAAAGAAGAAGTCGATCAAGTATTTGATTTGGCTAAAGAAGCAGGAGCAACAATCGTGAAGGAACCCGAAACCGTATTCTGGGGAGGCTATAGTGGCTATTTCCAAGATCCAAACGGCTATTATTGGGAAGTTGCCTATGGAGACATGTGGCAGTTTGATGATAATGATATGTTGATTATTACGTAA
- a CDS encoding SMI1/KNR4 family protein has protein sequence MDVREYIKNGFEVYYERYNQISEDGFCRWMRPDVPDEMKLADTDEEWSRWKMVPSIVSEDDIQALEKEFGLKFPEWYKAFISTYHHYFDVIPEQSIEEPLNNVRDMYNPSLCSSGYLPFSWDEEYGKIICIDLNDIADEENCAIYEIEHEILFDDDADIKASLDYLYPNFKAYFDATFLEYNK, from the coding sequence ATGGATGTTCGTGAATACATAAAAAATGGTTTTGAAGTTTACTACGAGCGCTATAATCAGATTTCGGAAGATGGATTTTGCAGATGGATGCGTCCAGATGTTCCTGATGAGATGAAATTAGCGGATACTGATGAAGAATGGTCAAGATGGAAGATGGTCCCTTCTATAGTAAGCGAAGATGATATTCAAGCTTTAGAAAAAGAGTTTGGACTTAAATTTCCTGAATGGTATAAAGCCTTTATTTCAACGTATCATCATTATTTTGATGTCATACCCGAACAAAGTATTGAAGAGCCTTTAAATAACGTTAGAGATATGTATAATCCATCGTTATGTAGTTCGGGATATCTCCCATTTTCATGGGATGAAGAGTACGGCAAAATAATTTGCATTGATTTAAATGACATTGCAGATGAAGAAAATTGTGCAATATATGAAATTGAACATGAAATTTTATTTGATGATGATGCCGATATTAAAGCGTCATTAGACTATCTGTATCCAAATTTTAAGGCATATTTTGACGCTACTTTCCTTGAATATAATAAATAG
- a CDS encoding cyclase family protein yields MANELLQAIQLLKSKEWVDLTHTFGPNSPHFFMFDDAKFETLFSHDDGFFAQQFSFPGQYGTHIDPPIHFVRDTRYLDELALKELVLPLIVIDKSKEAELNNDYTLSIQDILDFEAEYGEIEAGTFVALRTDWSKRWPDKEAFSNKDADGHNHIPGWGLEALQFLFNERKISAIGHETFDTDSAADFRKNSKLDGEYFVLEQDTYQIELMTNLDKLPPKGAAIFNIVPKPEKASGFPVRSFAILP; encoded by the coding sequence ATGGCAAATGAACTTTTACAAGCAATTCAACTATTAAAATCTAAAGAATGGGTTGATTTAACACATACATTTGGTCCTAATTCGCCTCATTTCTTTATGTTTGATGATGCAAAATTTGAAACATTATTTTCCCATGATGATGGCTTCTTTGCGCAGCAATTCTCTTTCCCTGGGCAATATGGAACACATATCGATCCACCTATCCATTTTGTGCGAGATACACGCTATTTAGATGAATTGGCGTTAAAAGAACTAGTCCTACCACTAATCGTTATTGATAAATCTAAGGAAGCCGAATTGAATAACGACTACACATTAAGTATCCAAGATATTCTTGACTTTGAGGCTGAATATGGAGAAATTGAAGCAGGTACCTTTGTTGCGCTTCGTACCGATTGGAGTAAGCGTTGGCCAGATAAGGAGGCTTTCAGCAACAAAGATGCTGATGGTCATAATCATATTCCTGGCTGGGGTTTAGAGGCGTTACAATTTTTATTCAACGAACGAAAAATAAGTGCTATTGGTCACGAAACTTTTGATACGGATTCAGCAGCTGATTTTCGCAAAAACAGTAAGCTAGACGGCGAATATTTTGTACTTGAACAAGATACTTACCAAATTGAGCTTATGACAAATTTGGATAAGCTACCTCCAAAAGGTGCTGCTATATTCAATATTGTACCAAAGCCTGAAAAAGCCTCTGGATTCCCTGTGCGTTCATTTGCAATATTGCCTTAA
- a CDS encoding DedA family protein — MAHHVQSLIEHYGYFGIILILVGGIVGLPLPDEIFLTYVGYSVYRETLSHIPALISAVVGAAGGITLSYYIGYRFGLPLLQKYGPKIHITEQKIDVTKKLFAKIGPVLLLIGYFIPGVRHLTAYIAAINNYPYKKFAFFAYTGAVIWTFTFITLGEVLGEKWRYVGLYLSRYSMYLIALFIIIILIVYFIFKKRNSPK; from the coding sequence ATGGCGCATCACGTGCAATCTCTTATTGAACATTATGGGTATTTTGGCATTATTCTTATCCTAGTTGGAGGGATTGTCGGGCTGCCACTTCCTGATGAGATATTTTTAACATATGTAGGATATAGCGTTTATAGAGAAACTCTCTCGCATATTCCAGCTCTAATAAGCGCTGTGGTAGGTGCGGCAGGGGGAATTACCTTGAGCTACTATATAGGCTATAGATTCGGGCTACCCTTATTGCAAAAATACGGTCCGAAAATCCATATTACTGAACAAAAAATTGACGTTACTAAAAAATTATTTGCAAAAATAGGACCAGTATTATTATTAATCGGATATTTTATTCCTGGTGTACGTCATCTAACAGCATATATTGCGGCTATCAATAATTATCCTTATAAAAAATTTGCTTTCTTTGCTTATACGGGAGCGGTTATATGGACATTTACTTTTATTACTTTAGGAGAAGTACTTGGGGAGAAATGGCGCTACGTTGGGTTATATTTATCCCGCTACAGTATGTATCTTATAGCATTGTTCATCATAATAATTTTGATTGTTTATTTTATTTTCAAAAAAAGGAATTCGCCTAAATAA
- a CDS encoding Cof-type HAD-IIB family hydrolase, giving the protein MDYKIVFFDVDGTLVNYEDGCIEESTRKAVQQLINKGIRIVAATGRPLSMCQQLRSIGIETFITANGAYVKHQDQVVHKIPIAQEIVQTVKAFADENKQSLSFFTEQLSMNNVQEQETLKAMQETLSLLEFPVINEDILTQEVYLMCLYGDKNIENRYASQFPHLLFKRWHPYITNVLQHDVSKSIAVQAVLDYFNLSPKEALAFGDGDNDIDMLEQVGFGIAMGNGSEALKNVADFITKKSTDGGIDYALRELQIIV; this is encoded by the coding sequence ATGGATTATAAAATTGTATTCTTTGATGTAGATGGAACGCTTGTTAATTATGAAGATGGCTGTATTGAAGAAAGCACCAGGAAAGCTGTACAACAATTAATAAACAAAGGAATTCGTATTGTTGCTGCGACAGGAAGACCTTTATCAATGTGCCAACAGTTAAGAAGCATAGGAATAGAGACGTTTATTACAGCTAATGGTGCGTATGTTAAGCATCAAGATCAAGTAGTCCATAAAATACCTATTGCACAAGAAATTGTCCAAACCGTTAAGGCTTTTGCTGATGAAAATAAACAAAGTCTCTCGTTTTTTACAGAACAATTATCGATGAATAACGTCCAAGAACAAGAGACATTAAAAGCTATGCAAGAGACATTATCTTTGCTGGAGTTTCCCGTTATTAATGAGGATATTTTAACGCAAGAGGTTTACTTAATGTGTTTGTATGGAGATAAAAATATAGAGAATAGATATGCCTCACAATTTCCTCATTTATTATTTAAAAGATGGCATCCGTACATTACAAATGTTTTGCAACATGATGTTTCCAAATCGATTGCTGTTCAAGCTGTACTAGATTATTTTAATTTGAGTCCTAAGGAAGCACTGGCTTTTGGCGATGGGGATAATGACATCGATATGCTGGAACAGGTTGGCTTCGGAATTGCAATGGGCAATGGTAGTGAAGCATTAAAAAATGTCGCTGATTTTATAACGAAGAAATCAACAGATGGTGGTATTGATTATGCTCTACGTGAGCTACAAATAATAGTTTAA
- a CDS encoding DUF2225 domain-containing protein gives MAFNIYYYESSVDCKFCKKHFTTYKVRPNRYKVVEEQTDFMSVYEGLNPLLYEVAVCPHCGYAYHKSMTRTYGPFMLLIDELYIKELQKPMDICKERTIDDAIISFKLAYLVSRASMEESLLMANFALKIAWLYRLKNDYESEMRYLFAARDFYSKSFASNQEGGERIQFLHAELSLRLGDITEAKKGFSRLIADRNVSNKYRKLARNRWENYKYDEQPINVNEGVSEIIN, from the coding sequence GTGGCATTCAACATTTACTACTATGAAAGTAGTGTGGACTGCAAGTTTTGCAAAAAGCATTTCACCACTTATAAAGTACGTCCTAATCGTTATAAAGTAGTCGAGGAGCAAACAGACTTCATGTCAGTCTATGAAGGTTTAAATCCATTGTTATATGAAGTTGCTGTTTGTCCGCATTGTGGCTATGCCTACCACAAATCTATGACAAGAACTTATGGGCCTTTCATGCTTCTTATTGATGAGCTGTACATTAAGGAACTTCAAAAACCTATGGATATATGTAAGGAACGTACAATCGATGATGCCATTATAAGCTTTAAATTAGCTTATCTTGTATCCAGAGCATCAATGGAAGAATCTCTTCTTATGGCCAATTTCGCACTGAAAATAGCTTGGCTCTATCGCTTAAAAAACGATTATGAATCGGAAATGCGCTACCTCTTTGCGGCTAGAGACTTTTACAGTAAATCTTTTGCCTCCAATCAAGAGGGCGGAGAACGAATTCAATTTTTACATGCTGAATTAAGCCTCCGACTCGGTGATATTACTGAAGCGAAAAAAGGATTCTCTCGATTAATAGCGGACCGAAATGTTTCCAATAAATATCGAAAATTAGCACGTAATCGTTGGGAAAACTATAAATATGACGAGCAGCCTATTAACGTTAATGAAGGTGTAAGCGAAATCATCAATTGA
- a CDS encoding erythromycin esterase family protein: MTKGKKRKVLLSLSIALTSFVAFNGVSYASAAVPAIEERVALENNSEAKQARTSNETLQDWKKWTNDHAYSLTSIQPETVGQQNIPSSNFEDLEMLKPLLQDKRIVFLGESSHGTAEFSLAKTRIIQFLHQEMGYNVLAFESGMGNAMNAQGQIDKQSAQQTMKNAIYPVWWSKETLPLFEYAKKTQKTDKSLKLAGFDVLQQNAFTNGDWLQNSQLAKQFSEVEEQLADWSFGKDLKGYQKVKPSIINVYKQVKSQVQLKEKELKAAYPSEPHIVKLMERTLADRIRFADEYVELSIQSNIDSEQHNYASFYKTMEWRDQAMMENLLWLAEEVYPTEKFIVWAHNDHIRKAQSEVMGSPYPIKLMGERLPDIYKKYSYVLGLYMAGGETANNLGEPMAVLPPKKGSIEDILSSSNKPYTFIDLRNRQNERGNSWMFEPRLSYSWGTMEESLVPRDQYDGILLIDKVSKPNYIK, from the coding sequence GTGACGAAAGGGAAAAAGCGTAAGGTTTTATTATCATTAAGTATTGCGCTAACAAGTTTTGTAGCGTTTAACGGAGTATCATATGCATCAGCAGCAGTTCCAGCTATAGAAGAGCGTGTAGCATTAGAGAACAATTCGGAAGCAAAGCAAGCCCGCACATCCAATGAAACATTGCAAGATTGGAAAAAGTGGACAAACGACCATGCTTACAGCCTGACATCTATTCAACCTGAAACAGTTGGTCAACAAAATATCCCTTCTAGTAACTTTGAAGATTTAGAAATGCTTAAACCTTTATTACAAGATAAACGTATCGTTTTTTTAGGGGAAAGTTCACATGGCACGGCAGAATTTAGCCTAGCAAAAACACGTATCATTCAATTTTTACACCAAGAAATGGGCTACAATGTCCTAGCCTTTGAAAGTGGTATGGGGAACGCCATGAATGCTCAAGGACAAATTGATAAACAATCAGCACAACAAACGATGAAGAATGCTATTTATCCTGTATGGTGGTCAAAAGAAACACTGCCGTTATTTGAATATGCTAAAAAAACACAGAAAACAGATAAATCATTAAAATTGGCAGGCTTTGATGTTCTACAGCAAAATGCATTTACGAACGGTGACTGGCTACAAAATAGTCAACTGGCGAAACAGTTCAGTGAAGTGGAGGAGCAACTTGCAGACTGGAGCTTCGGTAAGGATTTAAAGGGCTATCAAAAGGTAAAACCAAGCATTATTAATGTATATAAGCAAGTAAAGTCACAAGTACAGCTTAAAGAAAAAGAGTTAAAAGCAGCTTATCCGAGCGAACCACATATTGTAAAGCTTATGGAACGTACTTTAGCTGACCGTATCCGCTTTGCCGACGAATATGTAGAATTATCCATTCAATCAAATATTGATTCCGAACAACATAACTATGCGTCTTTTTATAAGACAATGGAATGGCGTGACCAAGCAATGATGGAAAACTTACTTTGGTTAGCAGAGGAAGTTTATCCAACTGAAAAATTTATCGTCTGGGCGCATAATGACCATATTCGTAAAGCACAATCCGAAGTAATGGGGTCTCCTTATCCGATAAAATTAATGGGTGAGCGTCTACCAGATATTTACAAGAAATATAGCTATGTGCTTGGCCTTTATATGGCTGGTGGCGAAACAGCAAACAATTTAGGCGAACCTATGGCCGTTTTACCGCCTAAAAAAGGATCTATCGAGGATATTCTTTCATCGTCAAATAAACCTTACACATTTATCGACTTACGTAACCGTCAAAATGAACGAGGGAACTCATGGATGTTTGAACCTCGCTTATCATATAGCTGGGGAACGATGGAGGAAAGTCTAGTTCCACGCGACCAATATGATGGCATTCTTCTGATTGATAAAGTAAGTAAACCAAATTATATAAAGTAA